A window of the Dyadobacter pollutisoli genome harbors these coding sequences:
- a CDS encoding M4 family metallopeptidase yields MRYNLPLSVAFIFCSFVAFAQNSRQREIDVFIAQTGAVATTDKATNSLNFLRFPIGQALNLEGNTPEQKAMDFLTKYPALFEKKTDKDSYLAKDNKRDNYGLDHVTLQQYYDRVPVFDGVLKFHFNKEGGLTSLNGNFIIAEKLNATPSISSEEAGQRAVKMVTGQKMGKFSAPLKINKNTLLVFQKGLAQGYKGALHLVYEVEVRNDADVREFLYIDAHTNELVEQFTGMHGIDRKLYETSVSAPNLKWEEADGIPGAKFTALDQWQKSEIESAGHMYNLMKNAFGYNSYDNAGATMVTINNDPNVGCPNATWNGISASYCTGVASDDVVAHEWGHAYTEYTSGLIYAWQAGALNEAYSDIWGETVDQLNAYLDNGENNAVRNSCASSAKWLVGEQASAFGGAIRDMWDPTCKNQPGKVSDPQYACTYSLFDDGGGVHTNSGVLNHAYALLVDGGTYNGQVITGIGLTKATHIFWQAQAAHMISTTDFAAQADILEASLIELMGINLPKLSTEPGMQVLSNTVITQADLDQLTKVIAAVEMRLPNVCGYPFLFEAVGPLCKGALPANAIFYEDFESGMGGWTVSNVGSAPTWAPRNWVIDNSPPAGRAGNVAFADDYEGGDYVSNFQNGLMSLFSPEIDIPATSPTQLFMAFDHYISLQDWADGGNLKFKIDNGQWLWVPDSVFIANPYNNFFGGGETNPLQYQGTFTGSDYGSFTSNWGQSQIDLSLLGLLPGHKIQFRWDLGTDQAIGWDGWYIDDVRVYSCELPTVQFASDSSFTFEGEAFVTGSTPNECLPYVEKIIKVGINAAPSQPVTVNLNTPTGSASQGVTLDYSISPKSFVLQNGALSQDLTVRIYNDAYIEGNETISLSYTLVNPAGGNASPETFNQTHFITIADDDLSPDVKSHTAIYADFNTGLPEGWSVLGGKKYPKAWGVDKLFNTLWLDVNGKPLLYISGTAKYPEPWDDIIESPPFSSLGMTSINFSFSEYFRVDYYGNYHAEKAIVDVWDGTTWHNLLTQTENTGTSGIWGAPALRNISIPVAYANAAMKVRFHYIAKWDNNWWAIDNVKVTGTYDTQIMNSLSQIPDEQYLGPHATVYFRDPQSRNLIAKIKNLSSHDYGCTSVQVDRSGVDETAWFDNYKVTNKTFKVTPTNNSPDGSYEISLYYKENELPNFNGNSIKSMVKSQGSIAGGTLANSFTAPVQMTQFDTDFEFKSTFGAGFSGFALSNAPTGGALPVTLTRFEGKHTSEGNELIWETSSEVNNDYFVIERSRDARKFDEIARVAGFGTSAVRNAYSFTDSRYDKGMNYYRLKQVDTDGSFAYSRMIAIESAGMKEMKYFPNPVQSLLNIELPDHNMLQCNVKVFNSAGQCVLVKERIKFSKGKMSLDLAKLPAGVYQIVVSDDINIHNFSVVKIP; encoded by the coding sequence ATGAGATACAATCTACCTCTTTCAGTAGCTTTTATTTTTTGCAGTTTTGTCGCATTTGCCCAAAACAGTCGCCAGCGCGAAATTGATGTATTCATTGCGCAAACAGGAGCAGTCGCGACAACAGATAAGGCAACCAACTCCCTCAATTTTCTCCGGTTTCCAATTGGCCAGGCATTAAACCTGGAAGGTAACACGCCAGAACAAAAAGCAATGGATTTTCTTACCAAGTATCCAGCACTTTTCGAAAAAAAGACTGACAAGGATTCCTACCTGGCCAAAGACAACAAGAGAGATAATTACGGTCTGGATCACGTCACATTGCAACAATACTACGACCGGGTTCCGGTTTTCGACGGCGTGTTGAAATTTCATTTCAATAAAGAAGGAGGCCTGACTTCTCTCAATGGAAACTTCATCATCGCCGAGAAATTAAACGCAACACCTTCTATTTCCAGCGAAGAAGCCGGGCAAAGAGCCGTCAAAATGGTTACCGGACAGAAAATGGGCAAGTTTTCAGCTCCCCTGAAAATCAACAAAAATACATTGCTCGTTTTTCAAAAAGGCCTTGCCCAAGGCTACAAAGGCGCTTTGCATCTAGTATACGAAGTAGAAGTGCGAAATGATGCGGATGTGAGAGAATTCCTGTACATCGACGCGCATACTAATGAATTGGTAGAGCAGTTCACAGGAATGCACGGCATCGACCGGAAGCTTTATGAGACCTCCGTTTCTGCTCCCAATTTGAAATGGGAGGAGGCTGACGGTATACCCGGTGCAAAATTCACTGCACTGGATCAATGGCAAAAATCTGAGATTGAATCTGCTGGTCATATGTATAATTTGATGAAGAATGCTTTTGGGTATAATTCGTATGATAATGCCGGGGCGACGATGGTTACGATTAATAATGATCCAAATGTTGGCTGTCCTAATGCAACATGGAACGGAATTTCGGCTAGTTATTGTACCGGCGTAGCGTCGGATGATGTGGTCGCTCATGAATGGGGACACGCATATACGGAATACACCAGCGGATTGATCTATGCCTGGCAGGCAGGGGCGTTGAATGAGGCATATTCGGACATTTGGGGTGAAACCGTTGATCAATTGAACGCGTATCTTGACAATGGAGAAAATAACGCTGTTCGAAATAGCTGTGCCAGCTCTGCAAAATGGCTGGTTGGAGAGCAAGCCAGTGCGTTTGGTGGGGCGATCAGGGATATGTGGGACCCGACTTGTAAGAATCAGCCTGGAAAAGTTTCTGATCCACAGTACGCATGCACTTACAGCTTATTTGATGACGGTGGTGGAGTACATACCAATTCCGGTGTTCTAAATCACGCGTATGCCCTGCTAGTCGATGGAGGAACTTATAATGGGCAAGTTATTACTGGAATCGGACTTACAAAGGCTACGCATATTTTTTGGCAGGCTCAGGCCGCCCATATGATTTCAACGACCGATTTTGCAGCACAGGCCGATATTTTAGAGGCCTCTTTGATTGAGTTGATGGGCATTAATTTGCCAAAATTGTCAACTGAACCGGGCATGCAGGTTTTGTCCAATACGGTAATCACCCAAGCGGACCTGGATCAGTTGACAAAGGTGATCGCTGCCGTTGAAATGCGATTGCCAAACGTTTGTGGATATCCGTTCTTATTTGAAGCTGTTGGACCACTATGCAAAGGTGCATTGCCTGCCAACGCCATTTTCTATGAAGACTTTGAATCAGGAATGGGAGGATGGACAGTGAGCAACGTAGGAAGCGCACCAACCTGGGCACCGCGCAATTGGGTAATTGACAATAGCCCACCCGCTGGTAGGGCAGGAAACGTTGCATTCGCCGATGACTATGAAGGCGGAGATTATGTATCGAATTTTCAGAATGGGTTGATGAGCTTATTCAGCCCGGAAATTGACATTCCAGCAACATCGCCGACACAGCTTTTTATGGCGTTTGACCATTATATATCATTGCAGGATTGGGCAGATGGAGGTAATCTAAAATTCAAAATAGACAATGGACAATGGTTATGGGTGCCCGATTCAGTCTTCATCGCCAATCCGTACAATAATTTTTTCGGCGGAGGTGAGACTAATCCCTTACAATATCAAGGTACTTTTACCGGCTCTGATTATGGTTCATTCACATCGAACTGGGGGCAGAGTCAAATTGATTTGAGCTTGCTGGGGCTTCTTCCAGGACATAAAATTCAGTTTCGCTGGGATTTAGGAACGGATCAGGCTATTGGTTGGGATGGCTGGTACATCGATGATGTAAGAGTTTACTCATGCGAACTTCCGACAGTTCAATTTGCTTCTGACAGTTCTTTTACTTTCGAGGGTGAAGCTTTCGTTACTGGTTCAACACCTAATGAATGCCTGCCTTATGTCGAGAAAATCATAAAAGTCGGGATTAATGCGGCACCCAGCCAGCCGGTTACTGTTAATTTAAACACTCCAACAGGTTCCGCCTCACAGGGCGTTACATTAGACTACAGCATAAGTCCAAAAAGTTTCGTGTTGCAAAACGGAGCTTTGTCTCAGGATCTAACCGTCCGCATCTACAATGATGCTTACATCGAAGGGAATGAAACCATTTCTTTGAGCTATACATTGGTCAACCCGGCTGGGGGAAATGCCTCACCAGAGACATTCAATCAAACTCACTTTATCACAATTGCGGACGATGACCTTTCGCCTGATGTTAAATCTCATACTGCTATTTATGCGGATTTCAATACGGGTCTGCCGGAAGGTTGGAGTGTGCTAGGGGGCAAAAAATATCCAAAAGCCTGGGGTGTTGACAAGCTATTCAATACCCTCTGGCTGGATGTCAATGGAAAACCTCTTCTATATATTTCGGGGACAGCAAAATATCCAGAACCTTGGGATGATATCATTGAAAGCCCCCCTTTCAGCTCTCTTGGAATGACATCAATCAACTTCTCTTTCTCTGAATATTTTCGAGTTGACTACTACGGGAATTATCACGCTGAAAAAGCAATAGTAGATGTTTGGGACGGCACCACCTGGCATAATTTGCTTACTCAAACTGAGAATACAGGCACGTCTGGTATATGGGGAGCTCCGGCCCTTCGGAACATATCGATTCCCGTTGCATACGCGAATGCCGCAATGAAAGTCAGGTTTCACTACATCGCTAAATGGGATAACAATTGGTGGGCAATAGACAATGTCAAAGTAACGGGCACATATGATACTCAGATCATGAACAGCCTGTCCCAAATACCGGACGAGCAATATTTAGGCCCTCATGCCACAGTTTATTTCCGCGACCCACAATCCCGTAACCTTATCGCCAAGATAAAGAATTTATCTTCACATGACTATGGTTGCACATCCGTACAGGTTGATCGCAGCGGTGTTGATGAAACGGCGTGGTTTGACAACTATAAGGTCACTAATAAGACATTCAAAGTAACTCCCACCAACAACAGTCCAGACGGCAGTTACGAGATATCGCTTTATTATAAAGAAAACGAGCTCCCCAATTTCAATGGCAATAGCATCAAATCAATGGTCAAAAGTCAGGGCTCCATCGCGGGAGGAACGCTTGCGAATAGTTTTACAGCGCCAGTCCAGATGACCCAGTTCGATACCGATTTCGAATTTAAATCCACCTTTGGAGCTGGATTCAGCGGCTTTGCGTTGTCCAATGCTCCAACAGGTGGTGCGCTTCCTGTTACTTTGACCCGGTTTGAGGGAAAGCATACATCCGAAGGCAACGAATTGATTTGGGAAACCTCGTCAGAAGTCAACAACGACTATTTTGTCATCGAGCGGTCGCGTGACGCCAGAAAGTTTGATGAGATTGCCAGAGTTGCCGGGTTTGGAACTTCCGCGGTTCGCAATGCATATTCTTTTACTGATTCCCGCTATGACAAAGGGATGAACTACTACCGATTGAAACAGGTGGATACGGATGGTTCGTTTGCTTACAGCCGGATGATTGCAATTGAGTCCGCGGGAATGAAGGAAATGAAATATTTCCCTAACCCTGTCCAGTCTTTGCTAAACATTGAATTGCCAGACCATAATATGCTGCAATGCAATGTCAAGGTTTTCAATTCAGCTGGACAATGTGTGTTGGTTAAAGAAAGGATAAAATTTAGTAAGGGTAAAATGTCGTTGGATCTCGCGAAATTACCTGCGGGTGTTTATCAGATTGTTGTCTCTGACGATATAAATATCCATAATTTTTCGGTAGTGAAGATTCCGTAA
- a CDS encoding YjgN family protein, giving the protein MEQSYNERRQVTFHGEGAKLFGIYIVNILLTFFTLGLYYPWAKAAMLKYLYEETEFEQSRFTFHGTGREMFVGFIKAIGIILAIYCVLFLAILSNKPAVILIGMLIFYGALLLLIPVAIHGSLRYRMSRSSWRGIHFGYRGDLKEFVRVFVIGSLITIFTLGIYSFWLIIEIRKYIFKHLRFGNLTFSYEGDGGTFFVLHLKGYFLLVITLGIYSFWYVRDLFNYYIDNIRMYQDDKKLTFRSNATAGGYFKLIVGNILIILFTLGLGTPWAIVRTLNFVFSNIVIEGALDVNAIRQTEESYKDATGEDLADMIDIGLV; this is encoded by the coding sequence ATGGAACAGAGTTACAACGAAAGACGTCAGGTTACCTTTCATGGAGAAGGGGCTAAGTTATTTGGGATTTACATTGTAAATATCCTTTTAACCTTTTTTACACTAGGACTTTACTATCCCTGGGCCAAAGCTGCGATGCTCAAATACCTTTATGAAGAAACGGAATTTGAACAAAGCCGTTTTACTTTTCATGGTACCGGCAGGGAGATGTTTGTTGGTTTTATCAAAGCCATTGGCATTATTCTGGCGATTTATTGTGTGCTTTTCCTGGCTATCCTGTCCAATAAACCAGCCGTCATCCTGATTGGCATGCTGATCTTTTATGGAGCATTGCTATTACTGATACCTGTTGCTATTCATGGCTCGTTGCGGTACAGAATGTCCCGTTCATCCTGGCGCGGCATTCATTTCGGTTACCGCGGGGATCTCAAAGAGTTTGTGAGAGTATTCGTAATTGGCAGTTTAATAACCATATTCACATTAGGGATTTATTCTTTCTGGCTCATTATTGAAATCCGGAAATATATTTTTAAACACCTGCGATTTGGCAACCTCACTTTTTCCTATGAAGGCGATGGAGGAACATTTTTCGTGCTGCATTTGAAAGGATACTTCCTGTTGGTGATCACGTTAGGGATTTATTCTTTCTGGTATGTCAGGGATCTGTTCAATTATTACATTGATAATATCCGCATGTATCAGGACGACAAAAAGCTTACATTTCGTTCCAATGCCACTGCAGGAGGTTATTTTAAACTGATTGTCGGAAATATTCTTATCATTTTGTTTACATTGGGATTAGGAACTCCCTGGGCGATAGTGCGGACCCTGAACTTTGTATTCTCCAACATTGTCATCGAAGGTGCGCTGGATGTCAATGCGATCAGACAAACGGAAGAAAGTTATAAAGATGCGACTGGCGAAGATCTGGCAGACATGATCGATATTGGCCTTGTTTAA
- the ahcY gene encoding adenosylhomocysteinase — translation MATSTETYIPYKVKDISLAEWGRKEITLAEAEMPGLMAIRAEYGPSQPLAGARVAGCLHMTIQTAVLIETLTALGAEVTWSSCNIFSTQDHAAAAIAAAGIPVYAWKGMNEEEFNWCIEQTLFFGEDRKPLNMILDDGGDLTNMVFDEYPELIDGIKGLSEETTTGVHRLYERYKNGTLHLPSINVNDSVTKSKFDNKYGCRESLVDSIRRATDLMLAGKVAVVAGYGDVGKGSAESLRGAGCRVLVTEIDPICALQAAMDGFEVVTMDDAAERANIFVTATGNYKIITDRHFLKMRDKAVVCNIGHFDNEIDMAWLNKSYGHTKSQVKPQVDIYNVEGKDIIILAEGRLVNLGCAMGHPSFVMSCSFSNQTLAQIELWTNTAAYEKKVYVLPKALDEKVAALHLSHVGAKLETLSEEQAAYIGVTTAGPFKAETYRY, via the coding sequence ATGGCAACGTCAACCGAAACGTACATTCCTTACAAGGTAAAAGACATCTCGCTGGCCGAATGGGGCCGCAAAGAAATTACATTGGCAGAAGCTGAAATGCCTGGTTTGATGGCGATCCGTGCTGAGTACGGCCCTTCACAACCACTTGCCGGTGCACGTGTGGCTGGTTGCCTTCACATGACTATCCAGACTGCCGTTTTGATCGAAACATTGACAGCTTTGGGTGCAGAAGTTACCTGGTCTTCTTGTAACATTTTCTCGACGCAGGATCACGCAGCGGCAGCAATCGCAGCAGCAGGTATCCCAGTGTATGCCTGGAAAGGAATGAATGAAGAGGAGTTCAACTGGTGTATTGAGCAAACACTTTTCTTTGGAGAAGACCGTAAGCCTTTGAACATGATCCTTGACGACGGTGGTGACCTTACTAACATGGTTTTTGACGAATATCCTGAGCTGATCGACGGTATCAAAGGACTTTCAGAAGAAACTACGACCGGCGTTCACCGTTTGTACGAGCGTTACAAAAATGGCACATTGCATTTGCCATCTATCAATGTAAACGACTCAGTTACGAAATCTAAATTTGACAACAAATACGGTTGCCGTGAGTCTCTTGTAGATTCTATCCGTCGTGCAACGGATTTGATGCTAGCTGGTAAAGTAGCAGTAGTAGCAGGGTACGGTGATGTAGGTAAAGGTTCGGCAGAGTCACTTCGTGGTGCAGGCTGCCGTGTATTGGTTACTGAAATCGACCCAATTTGTGCGCTTCAAGCTGCAATGGACGGTTTTGAAGTAGTAACAATGGACGACGCTGCTGAGCGTGCAAACATCTTCGTTACTGCAACTGGTAACTACAAAATCATCACAGATCGTCACTTCCTTAAAATGCGTGACAAAGCCGTGGTTTGTAACATCGGTCACTTCGATAACGAAATCGACATGGCCTGGTTGAATAAATCATACGGACATACGAAATCGCAGGTGAAACCACAGGTTGATATTTATAACGTTGAAGGGAAAGACATTATCATATTGGCGGAAGGCCGTTTGGTAAACCTTGGCTGCGCAATGGGCCACCCATCATTCGTAATGTCATGCTCGTTCTCAAACCAGACTCTGGCTCAGATCGAACTTTGGACAAATACAGCAGCTTACGAAAAGAAAGTATACGTACTTCCAAAGGCGTTAGACGAAAAAGTAGCAGCATTGCACCTTTCACACGTAGGCGCGAAACTGGAAACACTTTCAGAAGAGCAAGCAGCCTACATCGGCGTAACAACAGCCGGTCCATTCAAAGCTGAGACTTACAGATATTAA
- a CDS encoding SHOCT domain-containing protein, which produces MKALTKEGQQNVNDIAAKYNLKTESVESLLKAVISGNGNMAQFNIPELGGTGQWMKGGMTMVGDMFNNTLKSTVDKLCTELSELVKTKVLFEESSDPSNGKHPVNGDFVGNVSSSWPSVFGNPTSSGSQNNFRYAYFAPVRRLVIEENGKTTIYDTKHHHITGISQQQGPGSSYKFRSQEGNVDLSSLSVISEPTEPSQPTPGIAYDMTSTADLRSERSSTTDRSPADRSTTDRSPEDIIIATIEKVNMLFEKGQITEEEFKAKKQELLARL; this is translated from the coding sequence ATGAAAGCATTGACAAAAGAAGGGCAGCAAAATGTGAATGACATTGCTGCCAAATATAACCTCAAAACAGAATCGGTGGAGTCGTTATTAAAGGCCGTAATTAGCGGCAACGGTAATATGGCCCAATTTAATATTCCGGAACTTGGCGGTACCGGGCAATGGATGAAAGGCGGTATGACAATGGTTGGGGACATGTTCAATAACACATTGAAAAGTACTGTTGATAAGCTCTGTACCGAACTTTCAGAACTGGTCAAAACGAAAGTGCTATTTGAAGAATCATCCGATCCTTCGAATGGAAAGCATCCCGTGAATGGTGATTTCGTGGGTAATGTAAGCAGTTCGTGGCCATCCGTTTTTGGAAATCCCACATCCAGTGGCTCTCAGAATAACTTTCGTTACGCCTATTTTGCGCCGGTAAGAAGGCTAGTGATTGAGGAAAATGGTAAAACGACTATATACGATACCAAGCATCATCACATTACCGGAATATCGCAGCAGCAGGGGCCGGGTAGTTCCTACAAGTTCAGGAGCCAGGAAGGAAACGTCGATCTGAGTAGCTTGTCAGTGATTTCCGAGCCAACAGAACCTTCCCAACCCACGCCCGGAATTGCCTATGATATGACGTCTACGGCGGATTTGAGAAGCGAGCGCAGTAGTACGACTGACCGCAGCCCGGCTGACCGCAGTACGACTGACCGCAGCCCAGAAGATATAATAATTGCTACAATTGAAAAGGTTAATATGCTTTTTGAAAAAGGGCAGATTACTGAAGAAGAGTTTAAAGCTAAAAAGCAAGAGTTGCTGGCTAGGTTGTAA
- a CDS encoding mechanosensitive ion channel family protein — protein MIFAQISKIIDPIAVKLDRWTLEGYRLLPNLIMAVLIMVVFRALARYGGRFMERILGHASQNIALVSLISAITRIAIFTTGLFFALGVLGLDKTVTSLLAGAGVLALALGFAFQDLTTNFISGAFIAIQRPIKVGDIIETNGFIGKVLSIGLRSVKLDNFAGQIVELPSKDIFQKPIVNFTNSGERRVQVECSIGYKDDLSIVENLALSAMKDLNFLNPLKPIELNFMKFSEKSIDFEILFWINQDKIGPGPAKSIVMKAVKRVFDEHNIAFPTPVRPVEQVPTGRIE, from the coding sequence ATGATATTTGCACAGATTTCGAAGATAATTGATCCGATAGCAGTCAAACTGGATAGGTGGACGCTGGAAGGATACCGCTTGCTACCCAACCTGATCATGGCCGTGCTGATCATGGTTGTTTTCAGGGCCCTTGCCAGGTATGGGGGCAGGTTTATGGAGAGGATATTAGGTCACGCTTCGCAGAATATTGCATTAGTAAGTCTGATCTCCGCGATAACCCGCATCGCGATTTTTACTACCGGGCTGTTTTTTGCACTGGGGGTATTAGGTTTGGATAAAACCGTTACTTCACTGCTGGCAGGTGCTGGTGTACTGGCTTTGGCGCTGGGTTTTGCGTTCCAGGACCTCACGACCAACTTCATATCCGGTGCGTTCATTGCGATTCAACGCCCGATCAAGGTTGGGGACATTATTGAGACCAATGGATTTATAGGGAAGGTACTTTCGATAGGCTTACGTTCGGTTAAGCTGGACAATTTTGCGGGACAAATTGTAGAACTGCCAAGTAAGGACATTTTTCAAAAACCGATAGTAAACTTTACAAATTCAGGCGAGCGAAGAGTCCAGGTGGAATGCAGCATTGGTTATAAGGACGATCTGAGCATTGTCGAAAATCTGGCGCTTTCCGCCATGAAAGATCTCAATTTTTTGAACCCGCTGAAACCGATAGAGCTCAACTTTATGAAGTTCAGCGAAAAAAGCATCGATTTTGAAATCCTTTTTTGGATCAACCAAGACAAAATAGGCCCCGGCCCAGCAAAAAGCATTGTTATGAAGGCTGTGAAACGGGTTTTTGATGAGCATAATATTGCTTTTCCTACGCCTGTGCGGCCGGTGGAGCAAGTGCCGACTGGTCGGATAGAATAA
- a CDS encoding M48 family metallopeptidase — translation MQHFSISYYDGTVSLSNDATLTLMPDHWLIHYVDESGELQAVKWKLENITTDQNLTTLFIFRYGDFPQQTIECKEEALPRALKEKYPSKIFFERKLTHIFKQNNTILIGLVLFLLALLGAAYLYILPFVAEKIASNIPESVEKRLGDAIYDGMIAGYTVDDSLTRSVNDFAKSINFKTAYPITVTVVKENEVNAFALPGGHVVVFDQILLKMKSKEELAALLGHEVAHVHYQHSLKSMFRGLAGYLFVSLLLNDINGIAAVMADNSNMLVNLTYSRELETEADRKAMKVIQSNGISLKGFVDLFQLLKNSAGNAGQYEILSSHPLTEERITYAKAMSREQTGIRDQSQLQRKWIDIGINSGK, via the coding sequence ATGCAGCATTTCAGTATCAGCTATTACGACGGCACGGTCTCACTTTCTAACGACGCAACCCTGACGTTAATGCCTGATCACTGGCTGATTCACTATGTTGACGAGTCGGGAGAATTGCAGGCAGTAAAATGGAAGCTGGAAAATATCACCACTGATCAGAATCTTACTACGCTGTTTATTTTTCGGTACGGTGATTTTCCGCAGCAGACGATTGAATGCAAGGAAGAAGCTTTGCCGCGTGCGTTAAAAGAAAAGTACCCGTCAAAAATCTTTTTTGAGAGGAAGCTTACTCACATTTTTAAGCAAAATAATACGATTCTGATCGGCCTGGTGCTTTTTCTGCTGGCATTACTTGGGGCGGCGTATTTGTATATACTGCCATTCGTTGCGGAAAAAATAGCATCTAATATTCCTGAAAGTGTGGAGAAAAGATTAGGAGATGCCATATACGACGGCATGATCGCCGGGTATACCGTGGATGATTCCCTAACCCGGAGCGTCAACGATTTTGCGAAATCCATTAACTTCAAAACGGCCTATCCGATTACTGTAACGGTGGTCAAGGAAAATGAAGTCAATGCGTTCGCGCTTCCCGGCGGGCACGTCGTGGTTTTTGACCAGATTCTTTTAAAGATGAAATCGAAGGAAGAGCTGGCGGCCCTGTTGGGACACGAAGTGGCCCACGTGCATTACCAGCATTCTTTAAAAAGTATGTTCAGGGGCCTGGCTGGCTACTTATTTGTTTCGCTTCTTTTGAATGATATCAATGGTATAGCGGCTGTCATGGCTGATAATTCCAATATGCTGGTCAATCTTACTTATTCTAGGGAGCTGGAAACAGAGGCTGATAGAAAAGCAATGAAGGTCATTCAGAGCAATGGTATCAGCCTGAAAGGTTTTGTGGATTTGTTCCAACTTTTGAAAAACAGCGCTGGCAACGCAGGGCAATATGAGATACTGAGCAGCCATCCGCTTACAGAAGAAAGGATCACTTATGCCAAAGCAATGTCGCGCGAGCAGACGGGTATCCGCGACCAGTCGCAATTGCAGCGCAAATGGATTGATATTGGAATAAATAGTGGAAAATGA
- a CDS encoding TolC family protein → MKSTILNRHFGITKLLAVILAISPFLASGQKQTLSLEQAIDQAKVRNRELRIDSLGIHKSAQQTAISRGLLMPNISLTGQFQHYFQRPVFFGLNGNANSEKIDYARIGGEDVAGAQVTLVQPIYNSGNRYEIQRRKLLEKQSKLIFQEKEVDVVARVKQNYVQQLVLAERLKLQTESIARNEKALKDSRYLLAQGKALRVDTLRAYTSVKNLEPDVLRLTYALQISQQQLRNLLGDVSETEYVLSDSLELNPSDSIPSEAGTYRLSVHQRPDLQILTLNKEINDKEIDLYKSARRPVVNFVSQYQLQTQTNQFKYGNAGYPPVFFAGVQFSIPIFSGNQHVNRIALGKIERQQADVIYNNAQEQLKTEVKQVLASLVESTERIKTQQNVSKTAELSYSITKYRYEKGVASRLELVDAEFALTTAKANYLEAVFDYLSSKIELDRVTGNVNAL, encoded by the coding sequence ATGAAAAGCACAATTTTGAATAGACATTTCGGGATCACAAAGCTTTTGGCCGTGATCCTGGCAATCAGTCCCTTCCTGGCGTCGGGGCAGAAACAGACGTTATCATTAGAGCAGGCCATTGATCAGGCCAAAGTACGTAACCGTGAATTGCGCATTGATTCGCTGGGCATTCACAAATCGGCCCAGCAAACAGCGATCAGCCGCGGGCTGCTGATGCCAAATATTAGCCTCACAGGTCAGTTTCAGCATTATTTTCAAAGACCAGTATTTTTTGGCTTGAATGGAAATGCGAATTCAGAAAAAATCGACTATGCACGTATCGGTGGTGAAGATGTGGCTGGCGCGCAGGTCACATTGGTGCAGCCGATCTACAATTCGGGTAACAGATATGAAATTCAGCGAAGAAAACTGCTTGAAAAACAGAGCAAACTGATCTTTCAGGAAAAAGAAGTGGATGTAGTAGCAAGAGTAAAACAAAACTACGTGCAGCAACTCGTTTTGGCGGAACGGCTAAAACTTCAAACAGAAAGCATTGCGAGAAACGAAAAAGCATTGAAGGATTCGCGGTACCTGCTGGCACAGGGAAAAGCATTGCGCGTGGACACATTACGGGCCTATACTTCGGTCAAAAACCTTGAACCCGACGTCCTGAGACTGACTTATGCTTTACAAATCAGCCAGCAGCAGCTGAGGAACCTGCTCGGTGATGTTTCGGAAACCGAATATGTACTGTCTGATTCATTGGAACTGAATCCGTCGGACTCCATTCCCAGCGAAGCGGGTACTTACAGATTATCGGTTCATCAGCGCCCTGACTTACAAATACTCACCCTGAACAAAGAGATTAACGACAAGGAAATTGACCTTTACAAATCAGCGCGACGGCCGGTAGTAAATTTTGTAAGCCAGTATCAATTGCAAACGCAGACTAACCAGTTCAAATATGGCAATGCAGGTTATCCTCCCGTATTTTTTGCGGGGGTGCAATTTTCAATACCGATTTTTAGCGGGAATCAGCACGTCAATCGGATCGCTCTTGGAAAGATCGAAAGACAGCAGGCTGATGTCATTTATAACAATGCGCAGGAACAGCTGAAAACGGAGGTTAAGCAAGTTCTGGCGAGTCTGGTGGAATCAACGGAAAGGATCAAGACGCAGCAGAATGTTTCAAAAACAGCTGAATTGAGTTACTCTATTACCAAATACCGATATGAAAAGGGAGTAGCCTCCCGCCTTGAACTGGTGGATGCAGAATTTGCATTGACCACTGCGAAAGCGAATTATCTGGAAGCTGTTTTCGATTATCTATCGTCCAAAATCGAACTCGACAGGGTGACTGGCAATGTGAATGCATTGTAA